The following are encoded in a window of Cucurbita pepo subsp. pepo cultivar mu-cu-16 chromosome LG12, ASM280686v2, whole genome shotgun sequence genomic DNA:
- the LOC111806472 gene encoding seed lectin-like — protein MRSLALYILAFLCVATPNIEGNHLCFSSTDSDADSYKNFIQQLRQYFTINTSILYDIPILKHSVPPSQRFLTLNLDNPYGEDIFVAVDVLTLRPVGYRSNDTSYVFFDAPRVAFEIVFPSTCRVLLGFNSDFESIENAAGTSRLDTLLGLAPFESAVSDLFHYRRDSVPTSFLVIIQMLLEATKFKFIEQSVVNSLKNGVPFKPTLAILSLQDNWAKLSLQIQASSSLQGLFGEPIELYDSNQRIIQVDSIYYPIIIASMALQLYQCNIGTNFIRMPSVGGDPCYVQTRTARISGLEGFCIEAENKGWSDGNPVILSQCGGQLTQRWSFQSDGRIGYSGKCLSFNLSSYVVTYNCSEALAGSIRWKVSVEGMISNPNSDLVLTANASRRSAMLTAEPNAKTLGQSWRVGNYVWPIVGSIIGLEETCLESMDNNAKVWLEKCVEQKAEQYWAVYSDGSIRVNSSRNFCVSAASDSPGGLITITKCNGSSKQRWVFMADATILNPKSGLVMEVEASQVSRNKIILYPIKGRSSQRWTLFY, from the exons ATGAGATCCTTAGCGCTTTACATCCTGGCTTTTCTTTGTGTTGCTACTCCTAACATTGAAGGCAACCACCTGTGTTTCTCATCCACAGATTCAGACGCCGATTCTTACAAAAACTTCATCCAACAATTACGACAATATTTCACCATAAACACTTCTATACTCTACGATATACCCATCTTGAAACACTCTGTGCCTCCTTCTCAACGCTTCCTCACCCTCAACCTCGACAATCCCTATGGGGAAGACATCTTTGTAGCGGTAGACGTGCTGACTCTTAGACCGGTCGGATACCGTTCAAACGACACCTCCTATGTCTTTTTCGACGCCCCCCGGGTAGCTTTTGAGATCGTCTTCCCCTCCACTTGTCGGGTTCTATTGGGTTTCAATAGCGACTTTGAATCCATAGAGAACGCTGCTG GTACTTCCAGACTCGACACGCTTCTTGGGTTAGCTCCGTTCGAGTCGGCCGTCTCCGACTTGTTTCATTACCGTCGAGATTCGGTCCCTACATCGTTCCTTGTCATCATTCAAATGCTTTTAGAAgcaaccaaattcaaattcatcgAGCAAAGTGTTGTTAATAGCTTGAAGAATGGCGTACCCTTCAAACCTACCCTCGCAATTCTTAGCTTACAAGATAATTGGGCCAAGCTTTCGTTGCAAATCCAAGCATCTTCTTCACTACAAGGACTATTCGGAGAGCCCATTGAGCTTTATGATTCAAACCAAAGAATCATCCAAGTGGATAGCATATATTATCCAATCATAATTGCAAGCATGGCTTTGCAGCTCTACCAATGCAATATTGGTACAAATTTTATAAGGATGCCTAGCGTTGGAGGTGACCCATGCTACGTACAAACACGAACTGCACGCATTAGTGGGCTAGAGGGGTTTTGCATTGAAGCAGAAAACAAGGGTTGGAGCGATGGCAATCCGGTAATTTTGTCGCAATGTGGAGGGCAATTAACACAAAGATGGAGTTTCCAAAGCGATGGGAGAATTGGGTATTCGGGAAAGTGCTTGAGCTTTAACCTCTCGAGCTATGTGGTTACTTACAATTGTAGTGAGGCTCTAGCAGGCAGCATTAGATGGAAAGTGTCAGTGGAGGGGATGATCAGCAACCCCAACTCTGACCTTGTGTTGACAGCCAACGCATCAAGGAGAAGCGCCATGTTGACGGCGGAGCCCAACGCAAAGACACTTGGGCAGAGTTGGAGAGTGGGGAATTACGTTTGGCCAATTGTAGGTTCCATTATAGGGTTGGAAGAGACGTGTTTGGAGTCGATGGATAACAATGCAAAGGTTTGGTTGGAGAAGTGTGTGGAGCAGAAGGCAGAGCAATATTGGGCGGTTTATAGTGATGGAAGTATAAGAGTAAATAGTAGCCGTAATTTCTGTGTGTCGGCAGCTTCAGATTCCCCAGGGGGGCTTATTACCATCACTAAGTGCAATGGATCATCAAAGCAACGATGGGTTTTCATGGCGGATGCCACAATTTTGAACCCCAAATCTGGGTTGGTCATGGAAGTTGAAGCCTCTCAAGTTTCCcgaaacaaaattattttatacccCATAAAGGGTCGTTCTAGCCAACGATGGACTTTATTTTACTAA